The region GGCAGGGGACGACATGCTTAAAGCAAAAATTAATGGACTATACACCTATACTGATTGAGTTTAAGTAGATGGGGCGTATCTAGGGGTGGCAGGGGCGGTCCCCTTAAAatgaaatatacatatatatacacatatatagcAAAACTGATTACTAACACTTAAAAAATTATTGGTAGTCTTCATGTCcattttactatatatatgtAGCAAAACAGAGCAGAGATTAGATAAATGCTGCCTCCTATCTATTGAATAACACTTAAATGGTGGCATAAATAGGAAAATGGTTGCTTAACTCTAGCATGCCTGATTACTAATTAAGCCAGAGAGAGGAAATAAACATGGAGTACATCAAGCTCCATCACTGATCAATTTTTCAAACATTACAAATTTAAACATAGGATAGTAAGTACCATAGTAGCACATTAAAAGCAAATAGATTCAGAGTGCCTTAGTAATCCTTGAGCATCAAACATCACATGAAGAAAAAAGATGAAAGGAGatatttaataaaagttaaataaagTCTTCTTTGGTTTTAATTTTCCCCTTctcatttcaaaattttgttaaggTACAATAATTATATTATCTTACATATTGTTCATCAATAGTGTCATCATAGAAGCATTTTGCCATCATCAAACCTATGGGGCACTTGTTTATCTCACACTATAGTCTTTCAATGTAATTCTTTGCCCACTTGTTTCAGATTTTTGTTAGGATACAATAATGGTATCTTATACTTCATTCACCAATAGTCACCACAGGAACATTTTCCATCCTCAAAATGATGAAACCGATTGTTATCCCTAACAATAATTACTCTTCCAGTACACTTGGACATAAACTTGATTGCTGTATGACAATCACCGCAGATGCGCAAGTTCTTCATAACTCTAATTGGCCTATCTGATGGAAAGGTAATGAGCCCAAATGCAACAGCTAGTCTTTCACTATGATATCTGATTGTCTGATTCTTTTCTTCGCCGTTTACTTCTCTCAACACAAAACTTGTGTCTGCAATATAACCAGCTCGTTCCATTTCGTCTCCTAATTCCTCTAATTTTCTGTAAATTTCTTTTGCTTTGGCATTGGACCTATCCCCAGCAGCAAATGTGTGAACCTTATTTCCCTCCTCAACCCAACTCAAGCCTGTCTCTTTCTTAATCCCTCGATCTCTAAGCATCTTCCTAGCTTTGGCTGCATCCTCGTATCTCCCAGCAGCAGCATAAGCATTAGATAATAACACATGCAAACCTGAGCTCACCGGTCCCAACTCAAAAATCCTATCAGCAGCATAAGCTGCCAATTCAGTGTTTCCATGAAGTCGACACCCTGTTAAAAAAGCTCCCCAAACAGACTCTGTCGGCTGAATAGGCATCTCCCTGATGATTGAAAGTGCCTCCTGCAGTTTACCTGCACGACCAAATAAATCAACCAAAGAAGCATAATGTTGATCACCTGGCTCAATTCCATACTCCTTCATTAACTCAAAGTAATGTTTTCCCTTCTCAACAAGCCCGGCATGGCTACAAGCATAGAGCACACACAAAAAGGTAATAAAATTCGGTTTGATCCCAAGGCCTTCCATCTGCTTAAACAAATCAAACACTTTCTCTGTTTGTGAATGCTGAGCACAAGCAATCAGCATTGCATTCCACAT is a window of Gossypium hirsutum isolate 1008001.06 chromosome D08, Gossypium_hirsutum_v2.1, whole genome shotgun sequence DNA encoding:
- the LOC107937421 gene encoding putative pentatricopeptide repeat-containing protein At5g52630, producing the protein MLLPQSLETPEPPLNPLNQLSFEQNYRNICNLLLSLTHTRSLPKGLQLHAHIIKSGIQTIPLISHHLINFYSKTQLPLFSRQVFFEAPHKSPTTWSSVISSFAQNEFPSLAIQFFRTMLVNNIRPDDHIYPSATKSCAILGRSDIGQSIHCLVLKTGYDRDVFVASSLVDMYGKCGKIKDARNLFDEMPQRNVVSWSGMIYGYAQLGEFEEALTLFKQALYERLDVNDFTFSSVVQVCANSTLLQLGKQIHGLCFKTNYDMSSFVGSSLISLYSKCGVIGGSYRVFDEACVKNLGMWNAMLIACAQHSQTEKVFDLFKQMEGLGIKPNFITFLCVLYACSHAGLVEKGKHYFELMKEYGIEPGDQHYASLVDLFGRAGKLQEALSIIREMPIQPTESVWGAFLTGCRLHGNTELAAYAADRIFELGPVSSGLHVLLSNAYAAAGRYEDAAKARKMLRDRGIKKETGLSWVEEGNKVHTFAAGDRSNAKAKEIYRKLEELGDEMERAGYIADTSFVLREVNGEEKNQTIRYHSERLAVAFGLITFPSDRPIRVMKNLRICGDCHTAIKFMSKCTGRVIIVRDNNRFHHFEDGKCSCGDYW